A stretch of Apostichopus japonicus isolate 1M-3 chromosome 9, ASM3797524v1, whole genome shotgun sequence DNA encodes these proteins:
- the LOC139973831 gene encoding uncharacterized protein, translating to MSAKTIPEWCPANEIFTNETCERTCDDPDTCISANFRTKSEQCVCVGDYMRQQEQCIPLNQCNCFVADKGGVLMVGGFYVNSRCTRKSTCQNNRIVEASYQCSDQATCAERNGVRKCYCNSNYQGDGETCTHNCFVADIGSVLGEGHFYINSRCTRKSTCRNNRLVDESYQCSSSATCAERNGVRKCYCNPNYQGDGVTCTLIPKDCYELYVSGTRSDGIYTIYPDGWSRGIQVFCEMESNGGGWTVFQRRSSASTDFYRGWSDYKNGFGNKNQDHWLGNKYIHSLTNQKTYQLRIDLRDSGSSSKYAVYSTFSINNEADKYRLSIGSHSGNTGE from the exons atgagtgCAA AAACAATCCCTGAATGGTGTCcagctaatgagatatttaccAATGAGACCTGTGAGAGGACTTGTGACGACCCTGATACTTGCATCTCAGCTAACTTTCGCACAAAATCAGAGCAATGTGTTTGTGTCGGTGATTATATGAGACAGCAAGAACAATGCATTCCTCTCAACCAatgcaactgcttcgttgctgacaaaggagGTGTATTAatg GTTGGCGGTttttacgtcaattcaagatgtacacgaaaatcaacttgccAAAACAACCGGATTGtagaggcgagttaccagtgtagtgatcaaGCAACCTGTGCTGAgcggaacggtgtccgtaaatgttactgcaattcaaactaccaaggggacggagaaacgtgcacccacaactgcttcgttgctgacataggaagtgtattaggg gagggccacttttacatcaattcaagatgtacacgaaaatcaacttgtaggaacaaccggcttgtagatgagagttaccagtgtagtagtagtgcaacctgtgctgagaggaacggtgtccgtaaatgttactgcaatccaaactaccaaggggacggagtgacgtgcacatTGATCCCAAAAGATTGCTACGAGCTTTATGTTTCCGGTACACGCAGTGATGGTATCTACACCATTTACCCTGATGGTTGGTCACGCGGCATTCAGGTTTTctgtgagatggaaagtaacggaggaggatggaca GTTTTCCAGCGACGATCGAGTGCCTCCACTGACTTTTATCGTGGTTGGTCGGACTACAAGAACGGTTTTGGTAATAAAAATCAAGACCACTGGCTAGGTAATAAATATATCCACTCTCTGACCAACCAGAAAACGTACCAGCTTCGAATTGATCTAAGGGACTCCGGCTCATCATCGAAATACGCCGTTTATTCGACTTTTAGCATTAATAACGAGGCAGACAAGTATCGACTATCAATTGGATCACACAGTGGAAATACAGGTGAGTAG